ATCATCTCGGACGCGCTGAACCACGCCTCGATCATCGACGGCGTGCGCCTGTGCAAGGCGATGCGCTACCGCTACAACAACAACGACATGGTCGACCTCAAGGCCAAGCTCGAGGAGGCCAAGGCCGCCGGCGCGGGGCGGATCATGGTCGCCACCGACGGCGTCTTCTCGATGGACGGCATCGTCGCCCAGATCGACAAGGTCTGCGACCTCGCCGACCAGTACGGCGCCATGGTGATGGTCGACGACTCCCACGCCACCGGCTTCTTCGGCCCCACCGGCCGCGGCAGCGTGGAGCACAGCGGAGCGCTCGGCCGCGTCGACGTGATCACCTCCACGCTCGGCAAGGCGATGGGCGGCGGCTCCGGCGGCTTCACGACCGGCCGCAAGGAGATCATCGACCTGCTGCGCCAGAGGAGCCGGCCCTACCTCTTCTCGAACACGGTGGCGCCGGCCATCGTCGCCGCGGCGCTGAAGACGCTCGAGATCATCATGGCCAGCACGGCGCTGCGCGACAAGACCGAGGCCAACACCAAGTACTTCCGCGAGAAGATGACCGCCGCCGGCTTCAACATCGTGCCCGGCGTGCACCCGATCGTGCCCATCATGCTGGGCGACGCCAAGCTCAGCCAGCAGTTCGCCGACGCCATGCTGACCAAGGGCATCTACGTGATCGGCTTCTTCTACCCCGTGGTGCCCCAGGGCAAGGCGCGCATCCGGGTGCAGATCTCGGCCGCCCACGAGCGGGCGCACCTGGACAAGGCGATCGCGGCCTTCACGGCCGTGGGCAAGGAGCTAGGGGTCATCCGCTAGGGCCTTTGCGAAAACTTGACTTAGCCGGACTTGTCGCTCTGGTATGGAAGATGGTAGAATGGAGTGTTCCGCGAGGGTTGGTCTGGAAGGCCGGCCGCGCGGGGCTACGCGCGTACCTGTTTACACACCACGAGTCGCACCCTAGGGGGAATGGCATGAAGAAACTGCTTCTGCTTCTGGCCTTGGTCGCGCTGGCGGTGCCCGCCGCCGCCCTGACCTACACCTACGGTTGGGAGGACGGCACCAGCACCCTGCTGTCCGTCTTCCCCCTGTCACCGCCCGGAATGCTCGCCTACAACGTGACCGGGCCCGATCCCGTTTACGGCGGTACCTACAGCCTGAAGACCGTGGACAACTCCACCGGCACGCCTCAGGGCTACGTCGTCTGGATCCGCGGCCTCATGAACGGGGATGTCGTGACGGCCAGCGTCGCCCGCTACGATACCACGCCGAACGCCCAGCCGAGCGGCCGCATCTGGGGCCACTACAACGACAACCCGCTGGACGTGAACGGCTACAACGGTAGCGCCAGCGGCAACAGCGACTACGGCCTCGGCCTGGGCTGGGACATCACGAGCTACACCTGGACGATGACGGGCGGCCACACGGGCCTGGTCGTCGAAC
The bacterium DNA segment above includes these coding regions:
- the kbl gene encoding glycine C-acetyltransferase codes for the protein MFDKVRTELKTTLAEIEAAGLYKRERIIVSDQKAAIKLNTGVEVLNFCANNYLGLSNNKEIIAAAKAGMDTHGFGLSSVRFICGTQDIHKELEAKIAEFFHTEDTILYTSCFDANGGLFEVLLGEKDAIISDALNHASIIDGVRLCKAMRYRYNNNDMVDLKAKLEEAKAAGAGRIMVATDGVFSMDGIVAQIDKVCDLADQYGAMVMVDDSHATGFFGPTGRGSVEHSGALGRVDVITSTLGKAMGGGSGGFTTGRKEIIDLLRQRSRPYLFSNTVAPAIVAAALKTLEIIMASTALRDKTEANTKYFREKMTAAGFNIVPGVHPIVPIMLGDAKLSQQFADAMLTKGIYVIGFFYPVVPQGKARIRVQISAAHERAHLDKAIAAFTAVGKELGVIR